In a genomic window of Colius striatus isolate bColStr4 chromosome 2, bColStr4.1.hap1, whole genome shotgun sequence:
- the CCDC88A gene encoding girdin isoform X5, producing the protein MENEVFTPLLEQFMSSPLVTWVKTFGPLAGGNGTNLDEYVALVDGVFLNEVMLQINPKSANQRINKKVNNDASLRIQNLSILVKQIKTYYQETLQQLIMMSLPNVLIIGKNPFSEPGTEEIKKLLLLLLGCAVQCQKKEEFIERIQGLDFDTRAAVAAHIQEVTHNQENVFDLQWMDVIVLTQEYVEPLLKNMALHLKRLIDERDEHSETIIELSEERDCLRFLPHASAAQSPCGSPGMKRTESRQHLSVELADAKAKIRRLRQELEEKTEQLLDCKQELEQMETELKRLQQENMNLLSDARSARVYRDELDALREKAIRVDKLESEVSRYKERLHDIEFYKARVEELKEDNQVLLETKTMLEDQLEGTRARSDKLHELEKENLQLKAKLHDMEMERDMDRKKIEELMEENMTLEMAQKQSMDESLHLGWELEQINRTTELSEVPQKSLGHEVNELTSSRLLKLEMENQSLLKTVEELQSAVGSVEGSTSKILKMEKENQRLSKKLEELENEISQEKQSLQNSQNLSKDLMKEKAQFEKTLEALRENSERQIKLLEQENEHLNQTVASLRQRSQISAEARMKEIEKENKILHESIKETSSKLNKIEFEKKQIRKELEHYKEKGERAEELENELHHLEKENELLQKKITNLKITCEKIEALEQENSDLEMENRKLKKALDSLKNLTFQLESLEKENSQLDEENLELRRTIESLKCTSIKVAQLQLENKELESEKEQLKKSLELMKASFKKTERLEVSYQGLDTENQRLQKALENSNKKIQQLESELQDLESENQTLQKNLEELKISSKRLEQLEKENKLLEQETSQLEKDKKQLEKENKRLRQQAEIKDSTLEENNVKISNLEKENKSLFKEIVVYKESCGRLKELEKENKELVKRATIDKKTLVTLREDLVSEKLKTQQMNNDLEKLAHELEKIGLNKERLLHDEQSSDDSRYKLLESKLESTLKKSLEIKEEKIAALEARLEESTNLNQQLRQELKTVKKNYEALKQRQEEERMVQNSPPRSGEDNQPVNKWEKENQETTRELLKVKDRLIEVERNNATLQAEKQALKTQLKQLETQNSNLQAQILALQRQTVSLQEQNTTLQTQNAKLQVENSTLNSQSTSLMNQNAQLLIQQSALENENEGVLKEREDLKSLYESLLKDHEKLEHLHERQASEYESLIAKHGSLKSAHKNLEVEHKDLEDRYNQLLKQKVQLEELEKVLKIEQEKMLQQNEKHESVAADYKKLCDENGRLTNTYSQLLRENEVLQTDHKNLKTLLNNSKLEQTRLEAEFSKLKEQYQQLDITSTKLNNQCELLSQLKGNLEEENRHLLDQIQTLMLQNRTLLEQNMESKDLFHVEQRQYIDKLNELRRQKEKLEEKIMDQYKFYEPSPPRRRGNWITLKMRKLIKSKKDVNRERLKSVTLTPTRSESSEGFLQLPHQDSQDSSSVGSNSLEDGQTLGTKKSSMVALKRLPFLRNRPKEKDKMKAFYRRSMSMNDLVQSMVLAGGQWTGSTEHLEGPDDISTGKRRKELGAMAFSTTAINFATVNSSTGFRSKQLLNNKDTTSFEDVSPQGISDDSSTGSRVHASRPASLDSGRTSTSNSNNNASLHEVKAGAVNQSRPQSHSSGEFSLLHDHEAWSSSSSSPIQYLKGHTRSSPVLQQRTSETLDSRGKQMKTGSPGSEVVTLQQFLEESNKSTSGELKSASEENLLDEVMKSLSESAELTGKDKLRRQPGAGCGIVRSFSVKNTIEFSDGRSLKPEQLVRPSLRRSDDTYFTSSPIKFTSGAQGKARSVKDKMQSVSQRQSRDCNPYATLPRASSVISTAEGTTRRTSIHDFLSKDSRQPVSVDPAPSTADRSVPATSSEYSAHQLSPNLFHCVAYRVDCVPESDAANPVNPPYVGCNSDGPKTSKVGRSHFHQRTSLSTSVFHDTLSPSGNDSTGLFTVHKPFLSLNTELVSNISGLPHRSPSKPADQASLSAFRPLPKNAEEPPAHQKPAHSEQRSVPAAESVPTTSVSASEAQSPLLVSEDNKTVWYEYGCV; encoded by the exons AGCCAGgtactgaagaaataaaaaaactccTCCTCCTTTTACTTGGCTGTGCAGTTCAG tgtcagaaaaaagaagaatttattGAAAGAATCCAAGGTCTGGATTTTGACACACGAGCAGCTGTTGCAGCCCATATCCAAGAG GTAACTCATAATCAGGAAAACGTGTTTGATCTGCAGTGGATGGATGTCATTGTACTGACACAAGAGTATGTTGAACCTCTGTTGAAAAATATGGCGTTGCATTTAAAAAGACTTATAGATGAAAGAGATGAGCACTCAGAG ACTATCATCGAGCTCTCAGAAGAGCGGGACTGTCTCCGTTTCCTACctcacgcatcagcagcacaatcACCTTGTGGATCTCCTGGCATGAAGCGCACTGAGAGCAGACAGCACCTGTCAGTGGAGCTCGCAGATGCCAAAGCAAAGATAAGAAGGCTTAGGCAAGAGCT TGAGGAAAAGACTGAGCAGTTGCTTGACTGTAAACAAGAACTTGAGCAGATGGAAACTGAACTGAAGAGACTTCAGCAAGAG AATATGAATTTACTGTCAGATGCCCGTTCTGCCAGGGTGTATAGAGATGAGTTGGATGCTCTTCGTGAGAAGGCAATACGAGTCGACAAGCTTGAAAGTGAAGTCAGCCGGTATAAAGAGCGGCTGCATGATATTGAATTCTACAAAGCTAGAGTGGAG GAGTTAAAGGAAGACAATCAAGTGCTGCTAGAAACAAAGACAATGTTGGAAGATCAGTTAGAGGGGACACGAGCCCGTTCCGATAAATTACATGAGTTAGAAAAAGAGAATCTACAACTAAAAGCTAAATTACATGATATGGAGATG GAGCGTGACATGGACAGAAAGAAGATTGAGGAACTCATGGAGGAAAATATGACTCTAGAAATGGCTCAGAAACAAAGTATGGATGAATCATTGCATCTGGGCTGGGAACTTGAACAGATAAATAGGACTACTGAGCTTTCTGAAG tgCCACAGAAGTCACTTGGTCATGAGGTGAATGAACTGACATCAAGCAGATTATTGAAGCTGGAAATGGAAAACCAAAGTTTGCTGAAGACAGTGGAAGAATTACAAAGTGCAGTGGGTTCTGTGGAAGGCAGTACTTCAAAGATTctgaaaatggagaaagaaaaccaaagactTAGCAAAAAG CTTGAAGAGCTCGAGAATGAAATTAGCCAAGAGAAACAAAGTCTTCAGAACAGCCAAAATTTGAGTAAAGAtttgatgaaagaaaaagcacagttTGAAAAGACACTGGAAGCACTTCGAGAAAACTCAGAGCGACAA ATTAAACTATTAGAACAGGAAAATGAACACTTGAATCAAACAGTAGCTTCTCTGAGACAACGCTCACAAATCAGTGCTGAAGCaagaatgaaagaaattgaaaaagagAATAAGATCCTTCACGAGTCTATTAAAGAGACCAGCAGTAAGTTAAATAAGATTGaatttgagaaaaaacaaatcaggaaAGAACTGGAACACTacaaagagaaaggggagaggGCAGAAGAACTTGAGAATGAGCTGCATCACCTCGAGAAAGAAAACGagttgttacagaaaaaaataactaactTAAAAATTACTTGTGAGAAGATCGAGGCCTTAGAACAAGAGAACTCAGACCTGGAAATGGAgaacagaaagctgaaaaaagCTTTGGATAGCCtaaaaaatctcacttttcaATTAGAATCCTTAGAAAAGGAGAATTCACAACTCGATGAAGAAAACTTAGAGTTAAGGAGAACGATTGAATCCTTGAAGTGTACCAGCATTAAAGTGGCGCAGTTACAGTTAGAAAACAAGGAGCTAGAGAGTGAAAAGGAGCAGCTTAAAAAAAGCCTTGAACTCATGAAAGCCTCATTTAAGAAAACTGAACGCTTGGAAGTCAGCTACCAAGGGCTAGACACAGAAAACCAAAGGCTACAGAAAGCCCTCGAAAACAGCAATAAGAAGATTCAGCAACTCGAAAGCGAATTACAGGATTTAGAGTCTGAAAATCAGACTCTGCAAAAGAACTTGGAAGAGTTAAAAATCTCTAGTAAGCGCCTAGAGCAATTGGAGAAGGAGAATAAGTTGTTAGAACAAGAGACTTCTCAGCTGGAAAAAGATAAGAAACagctagaaaaagaaaacaaaaggcttCGGCAACAAGCAGAGATTAAAGACAGTACTTTAGaagaaaacaatgtaaaaattAGTAacctggaaaaggaaaacaaatctctATTCAAAGAAATAGTTGTGTATAAAGAGTCGTGTGGACGCCTGaaagagctggaaaaagaaaacaaggagcTGGTGAAAAGGGCCACCATTGATAAGAAAACCCTGGTCACTCTAAGAGAG GACTTGGTGAGTGAAAAATTGAAGACCCAACAAATGAACAATGATCTAGAAAAACTTGCCCATGAGCTTGAAAAAATAGGCTTGAACAAGGAACGTCTCCTGCACGATGAACAGAGCAGTGACGACAG CAGGTACAAGCTTTTGGAGTCTAAATTAGAATCCACACTGAAGAAGTCTCTGGagatcaaagaggaaaaaattgcAGCTTTGGAGGCTCGTTTAGAAGAATCAACAAATTTAAACCAGCAGCTCCGTCAGGAACTTAAAACA GTGAAGAAGAACTATGAAGCTCTCAAGCAAAGacaagaagaggaaaggatGGTTCAGAATTCTCCTCCAAGAAGTGGAGAAGACAATCAACCTGTCAATAAGtgggagaaagaaaatcaggaaaCTACTAGAGAGTTATTGAAAGTTAAAGATAGATTAATCGAAGTGGAAAGGAAT AATGCTACGCTGCAGGCAGAGAAGCAAGCACTGAAGACACAGTTAAAGCAACTTGAGACACAGAACAGCAATCTGCAGGCTCAGATTCTTGCACTTCAGAGACAGACTGTTTCTCTACAGGAGCAAAACACAACTCTACAAACTCAAAATGCCAAGCTACAG GTTGAAAATTCCACCCTTAATTCTCAAAGCACATCTCTCATGAATCAGAATGCACAGCTATTGATCCAGCAGTCtgctttagaaaatgaaaacgAAGGTGTGCTCAAGGAGCGTGAAGATCTGAAATCACTCTACGAATCCCTTCTCAAAGATCACGAGAAGCTGGAACACCTGCATGAACGCCAAGCTTCTGAGTATGAATCTCTGATTGCTAAACATGGAAGTCTGAAATCTGCACACAAAAACCTGGAGGTGGAGCATAAGGACTTAGAAGATAG GTACAATCAGTTGCTGAAACAGAAGGTGCAGCTGGAAGAACTGGAGAAGGTACTGAAGATAGAACAGGagaagatgctgcagcagaatGAAAAACATGAAAGTGTGGCAGCAGACTATAAAAAACTTTGTGATGAAAATGGAAG GCTTACTAATACATACAGCCAGCTCTTGAGAGAGAATGAAGTTCTCCAAACTGATCATAAGAATTTGAAGACGTTACTGAACAATTCCAAACTCGAACAAACACGATTGGAAGCTGAGTTTTCTAAACTCAAAGAGCAGTACCAACAGCTGGATATTACATCGACAAAACTAAATAATCAGTGTGAG CTGCTTAGCCAGCTTAAAGGCAACctggaggaggaaaacagaCATCTGCTAGATCAAATTCAGACATTAATGCTACAGAATAGAACGTTACTTGAACAGAATATGGAAAGCAAGGATCTCTTCCATGTAGAGCAAAGGCAGTACAT TGACAAGTTGAATGAACTAAGGCGACAAaaggagaagctggaggagAAGATAATGGATCAGTATAAATTTTATGAACCATCTCCACCAAGAAG AAGGGGCAACTGGATTACACTCAAAATGAGGAAGCTGATAAAATCTAAGAAGGATGTTAATCGAGAACGTTTGAAGTCTGTGACCCTTACGCCTACCCGCTCGGAATCCAGCGAAGGATTTCTGCAGCTGCCCCACCAGGACAGTCAGGATAGTTCCTCTGTGGGCTCAAACTCTCTTGAAGATGGCCAGACCTTGGGGACCAAAAAGAGTAGTA TGGTTGCACTGAAAAGACTGCCCTTTTTGAGGAACAGACcgaaggaaaaagacaaaatgaaggCCTTCTACCGTCGCTCCATGT CCATGAATGACCTGGTGCAGTCCATGGTCCTAGCAGGAGGACAATGGACAGGTAGTACTGAGCATCTGGAGGGTCCTGATGATATATCTACGGgtaaaaggaggaaagaattGGGAGCTATGGCCTTCTCTACTACAGCTATCAACTTTGCAACTGTCAACTCTTCTACAGGCTTCAGATCCAAGCAGTTGCTAAATAACAAAG ATACTACATCCTTTGAAGATGTAAGTCCACAAGGTATTAGTGATGATTCTAGTACGGGATCAAGAGTTCACG CTTCCAGACCAGCCAGCCTTGATAGTGGCAGAACATCCACTAGCAATAGCAATAACAATGCTTCACTCCATGAAGTCAAAG CAGGTGCAGTTAATCAAAGCAggccacagagtcacagcagcGGAGAGTTCAGCCTGCTCCACGACCACGAGGCTTGGtctagcagcagcagcagtcccaTTCAGTATCTGAAAGGTCACACAAGGTCCAGTCCTGTGCTCCAGCAAAGAACATCAGAAACACTGGATAGCCGTGGGAAACAGATGAAAACCGGTTCTCCTGGGAGTGAAGTCGTTACCCTGCAGCAGTTCTTAGAGGAAAGCAACAAGAGTACCTCGGGAGAG CTGAAATCTGCAAGCGAAGAGAATCTTTTAGATGAAGTAATGAAAAGCTTATCAGAGTCTGCAGAGCTGACAGGGAAGGACAAGCTGAGAAGACAGCCAGGTGCCGGCTGTGGTATCGTCAGATCGTTCAGTGTGAAAAACACAATTGAGTTCTCAGATGGACGGTCCCTTAAACCAGAGCAACTCGTAAGGCCCAGCCTTCGTAGAAGTGATGATACCTATTTCACTAGCTCTCCAATAAAATTCACATCAGGTGCTCAAGGGAAGGCCAGATCGGTTAAAGACAAGATGCAAAGCGTGTCCCAGCGACAATCGAGAGATTGCAACCCTTACGCCACCTTACCTCGCGCCAGCAGCGTGATTTCCACGGCAGAGGGAACCACTCGAAGGACAAGCATTCATGATTTTTTGTCTAAGGACAGTAGGCAACCTGTCTCAGTCGATCCAGCACCCTCCACCGCTGACAGAAGTGTTCCAGCAACTTCTAGTGAGTACTCAGCACACCAGCTCTCCCCTAATTTGTTTCACTGTGTGGCTTACAGAGTAGATTGTGTTCCAGAGAGCGATGCAGCTAACCCAGTTAACCCACCTTATGTAGGATGTAACTCTGATGGGCCTAAGACTTCAAAGGTGGGAAGGTCACATTTTCATCAGAGAACTTCGCTGAGCACGAGTGTGTTTCATGATACACTCAGTCCCTCTGGTAACGACAGCACAGGATTGTTCACTGTGCATAAGCCATTTTTATCCCTTAACACTGAATTAGTTAGTAATATCAGTGGATTGCCTCACAGATCTCCATCAAAACCAGCTGATCAGGCAAGCCTGTCAGCGTTCAGACCACTGCCTAAAAATGCAGAGGAGCCTCCTGCTCATCAGAAACCTGCCCATAGTGAGCAGAGGTCAGTTCCAGCTGCTGAGTCGGTTCCCACCACCTCTGTGAGCGCTAGTGAGGCTCAGTCCCCGCTCCTGGTTTCTGAAGACAATAAAACAGTGTGGTATGAGTATGGCTGTGTATGA